From bacterium, a single genomic window includes:
- a CDS encoding DUF885 domain-containing protein — protein sequence MTRAPALAALLDEFFASYCRRRPVSATFIGVHDYDDRLPDYSARGVAEIVAEMEGIRTRLRGLPPEPLSESEAIDRTLVDGFLEIQRWEYASPHFMCENPCVYTGEAVFAVIGLFLRDFAPVPERVESAIARMHAIPGLLAQGTTNVRRAPRAWIERAIRECAGALAFFRDGVAILVQHLAISDPRVRSAADRAAVAFAEFQHYLETELISTAHDSYACGEEAFAMLLRRGHFLEVDAIEVRTMAEERLAECEAELRARAREFGAGSWREALAELADRHPTAAQYYARYAEVWSAAREAAIAGGLVTWPDYPIRYVPQPAWARSAAPALYFLAYRSPAPFDRLPIVEYLVPPVDLGTPPDEQHRRLRAANDSVIKLNHVIHHGGLGHHVQNWYAFHAPSRVGQVAAVDCASRIAMFCGGTMAEGWACYATDLMDEIGFLTPLEHYAQIHARLRMAARATVDVGLHQGAMTLEDAAAFYETRVGLPAEAARAEAVKNSMFPATAMMYMVGTDLIHRLRREIAARQGPFDLRGFHDRLLAYGSVPVALAAAAMRKAHAVV from the coding sequence ATGACGCGGGCCCCGGCGCTGGCGGCGCTCCTCGATGAGTTCTTCGCCTCCTACTGCCGGCGCCGTCCCGTGAGCGCCACATTCATCGGCGTCCACGACTACGACGATCGCCTTCCCGACTACTCGGCGCGCGGGGTGGCCGAGATCGTCGCAGAGATGGAAGGGATCAGGACCCGCCTGCGCGGCCTGCCGCCCGAGCCGCTCTCGGAAAGCGAGGCGATCGACCGAACCCTCGTCGACGGCTTCCTCGAGATCCAGCGGTGGGAGTACGCCTCCCCGCACTTCATGTGCGAAAACCCCTGCGTGTACACGGGCGAGGCGGTGTTCGCCGTCATCGGGCTCTTTCTCCGCGACTTTGCGCCGGTGCCCGAACGCGTCGAGTCGGCGATCGCTCGGATGCACGCGATTCCGGGACTCCTCGCGCAGGGCACCACGAATGTGCGCCGGGCACCGCGGGCCTGGATCGAGCGGGCGATCCGCGAGTGCGCGGGGGCGCTCGCCTTTTTCCGCGACGGCGTCGCCATCCTGGTCCAGCACCTGGCGATCTCCGACCCCCGAGTCCGTAGCGCGGCGGACCGGGCGGCCGTTGCCTTCGCGGAGTTCCAGCACTATCTCGAGACCGAGCTCATCTCCACGGCCCACGATAGCTACGCGTGCGGCGAAGAGGCGTTTGCGATGCTCCTGCGGCGCGGTCACTTCCTCGAGGTGGACGCGATCGAGGTCCGCACCATGGCGGAGGAGCGGCTGGCCGAGTGCGAGGCGGAGCTCCGCGCCCGCGCGCGCGAGTTTGGCGCCGGATCGTGGCGCGAGGCGCTGGCGGAGCTGGCCGACCGGCACCCAACGGCCGCGCAATATTACGCCCGCTACGCCGAGGTCTGGAGCGCCGCCCGCGAGGCCGCGATCGCCGGCGGCCTCGTGACCTGGCCCGACTACCCGATCCGGTATGTTCCTCAGCCCGCGTGGGCGCGAAGCGCCGCCCCCGCGCTCTATTTTCTCGCGTATCGCTCCCCGGCGCCGTTCGACCGGCTCCCGATCGTAGAGTACTTAGTGCCGCCGGTCGACCTCGGCACTCCGCCGGACGAGCAGCACCGGCGCCTCCGGGCCGCGAACGACAGCGTGATCAAGCTCAACCACGTCATTCACCACGGGGGACTTGGCCATCACGTCCAGAATTGGTACGCGTTCCACGCCCCCTCCCGGGTCGGCCAGGTCGCCGCGGTCGACTGCGCGTCACGGATCGCGATGTTCTGCGGCGGCACGATGGCGGAGGGCTGGGCGTGCTACGCGACGGACCTCATGGACGAAATCGGCTTTTTGACTCCCCTCGAGCACTACGCGCAGATTCACGCGCGCCTGCGGATGGCGGCGCGGGCGACCGTCGACGTCGGGCTGCACCAGGGGGCTATGACGTTGGAGGACGCGGCGGCCTTCTATGAGACCCGTGTCGGGCTCCCGGCGGAGGCGGCCCGTGCCGAGGCGGTCAAGAACAGCATGTTCCCCGCCACAGCCATGATGTATATGGTGGGGACGGACCTCATCCATCGGCTGCGGCGTGAGATCGCCGCGCGGCAGGGGCCGTTCGACCTGCGCGGTTTTCACGACCGGCTGCTCGCGTACGGCTCGGTGCCGGTGGCGCTCGCGGCTGCTGCGATGCGTAAGGCACATGCGGTGGTCTGA